From Amia ocellicauda isolate fAmiCal2 chromosome 12, fAmiCal2.hap1, whole genome shotgun sequence, a single genomic window includes:
- the LOC136764728 gene encoding uncharacterized protein LOC136764728 isoform X1 produces the protein MTISRRSLRQAPSFLDRSSGFYGRLEEKGAAKEGKGRQEGGEGEGPGGLFEDNHGMLQDDAAQLLPRQQSKRRSRRWRRETGNSTVTMETEDRPPSPAVLPGSESEKRRDYHATTEGHTDAVTEMTVTMAATKHPLIHFGDGEGADDQVLIQDKKMEKRRGKGVVEEGGEMKVAKRSTLKRYKKAFDRAFRRGWEAFITNLHTITLAPVSSSPSSSPSSSSPQKSSFLKHSSNLGYYK, from the exons ATGACGATCAGCCGCAGATCCCTGAGACAAGCCCCCTCCTTCCTGGACCGCTCCTCTGGATTCTACGGGCGCCTGGAGGAGAAAGGAGCGGCCAAAGAGGGGAAGGGCAGGCAGGAGGGCGGAGAGGGTGAGGGGCCGGGAGGGCTGTTTGAGGACAACCACGGGATGCTGCAGgacgatgctgcccagctgctGCCACGGCAACAGAGCAAGAGACGCAGTCGCCGCTGGAGACGGGAGACGGGGAACAGTACCGTCACAATGGAAACAGAGGACAGGCCACCCAGCCCAG CAGTGCTGCCAGGAAGTGAGTCAGAGAAGAGGCGGGACTACCATGCAACCACCGAGGGACACACAGACGCCGTCACTGAGATGACGGTTACCATGGCGGCGACCAAGCACCCCCTCATCCACTTCGGAGATGGGGAGGGGGCCGACGACCAGGTGCTGATACAAGACAAGAAAATGGAGAAGAGAAGAGGAAAAGGAGTGGtggaggagggaggggagatGAAGGTGGCAAAGAGGAGTACTCTGAAGAGAtacaagaaa gccttcGACAGGGCATTTCGCCGAGGCTGGGAGGCCTTCATAACcaacctgcacaccatcacCCTCGCCCCCGTctcttcctccccctcctcctccccctcctcctcctctcctcaaAAATCCTCCTTTTTGAAGCATTCTTCCAATCTGGGATACTACAAATAG
- the LOC136764728 gene encoding uncharacterized protein LOC136764728 isoform X2 translates to MTISRRSLRQAPSFLDRSSGFYGRLEEKGAAKEGKGRQEGGEGEGPGGLFEDNHGMLQDDAAQLLPRQQSKRRSRRWRRETGNSTVTMETEDRPPSPVLPGSESEKRRDYHATTEGHTDAVTEMTVTMAATKHPLIHFGDGEGADDQVLIQDKKMEKRRGKGVVEEGGEMKVAKRSTLKRYKKAFDRAFRRGWEAFITNLHTITLAPVSSSPSSSPSSSSPQKSSFLKHSSNLGYYK, encoded by the exons ATGACGATCAGCCGCAGATCCCTGAGACAAGCCCCCTCCTTCCTGGACCGCTCCTCTGGATTCTACGGGCGCCTGGAGGAGAAAGGAGCGGCCAAAGAGGGGAAGGGCAGGCAGGAGGGCGGAGAGGGTGAGGGGCCGGGAGGGCTGTTTGAGGACAACCACGGGATGCTGCAGgacgatgctgcccagctgctGCCACGGCAACAGAGCAAGAGACGCAGTCGCCGCTGGAGACGGGAGACGGGGAACAGTACCGTCACAATGGAAACAGAGGACAGGCCACCCAGCCCAG TGCTGCCAGGAAGTGAGTCAGAGAAGAGGCGGGACTACCATGCAACCACCGAGGGACACACAGACGCCGTCACTGAGATGACGGTTACCATGGCGGCGACCAAGCACCCCCTCATCCACTTCGGAGATGGGGAGGGGGCCGACGACCAGGTGCTGATACAAGACAAGAAAATGGAGAAGAGAAGAGGAAAAGGAGTGGtggaggagggaggggagatGAAGGTGGCAAAGAGGAGTACTCTGAAGAGAtacaagaaa gccttcGACAGGGCATTTCGCCGAGGCTGGGAGGCCTTCATAACcaacctgcacaccatcacCCTCGCCCCCGTctcttcctccccctcctcctccccctcctcctcctctcctcaaAAATCCTCCTTTTTGAAGCATTCTTCCAATCTGGGATACTACAAATAG